A window from Pseudomonas alloputida encodes these proteins:
- a CDS encoding SCO family protein, translating to MPGSWRFLLVLALFAASIPFWPLQPQRTVAEAAASPWGASYFPNIPLLTQDGEKVHFFDDLIKDKVVAINFIFTGCSDSCPVETARLRQVQKILGDRVGKDIFLYSISIDPYNDTPATLKRYAEKFGIGPGWTLLTGEPDDIEQLRRSLGLWIDGLENGRSKDHNLSLIIGNQATGRWMKASPFESPYILADRLGNSLHNWKQASAMSNDYAQAPQIRSPSSGEQIFRTRCSSCHTVGNTEPGQPGIGPDLLGVTRQRDANWLVRWLKVPDQMLAEKDPLAMLLFEQYNRLAMPNMRLGDAEVSALISYLEEETARLQTPVTNRGIP from the coding sequence ATGCCCGGCTCATGGCGATTCCTGCTGGTACTGGCGTTGTTCGCCGCCAGCATTCCGTTCTGGCCGTTGCAACCCCAACGAACGGTGGCCGAAGCAGCGGCCTCTCCCTGGGGGGCCAGCTATTTCCCCAACATCCCCCTGCTCACCCAGGATGGCGAAAAAGTGCATTTCTTCGACGACCTGATCAAGGACAAGGTGGTCGCCATCAACTTCATCTTTACCGGCTGCTCCGATTCCTGCCCAGTGGAAACTGCGCGCCTACGCCAGGTACAGAAAATCCTCGGTGACCGGGTCGGCAAAGACATCTTCCTCTACTCCATCAGCATCGATCCCTATAACGACACCCCCGCCACCCTCAAACGCTATGCCGAAAAGTTCGGCATCGGCCCAGGCTGGACCTTGCTGACCGGCGAACCCGACGACATCGAGCAACTACGCCGCAGCCTGGGGCTGTGGATCGATGGCCTGGAAAACGGCCGCTCCAAAGACCACAACCTGAGCCTCATCATCGGCAACCAGGCCACCGGCCGCTGGATGAAAGCCTCGCCTTTCGAAAGCCCGTACATCCTCGCCGACCGCCTGGGCAACAGCCTGCACAACTGGAAGCAGGCCAGCGCCATGAGCAATGACTACGCTCAGGCTCCGCAAATCCGCTCACCCAGCAGCGGCGAGCAGATATTCCGTACCCGTTGCTCGTCCTGCCATACCGTGGGCAACACCGAGCCAGGCCAGCCAGGCATCGGCCCCGACCTGCTGGGCGTGACCCGTCAGCGTGACGCCAACTGGCTGGTCCGCTGGCTGAAGGTGCCCGACCAGATGCTGGCCGAAAAAGACCCCTTGGCCATGCTGCTGTTCGAACAATACAACCGCCTGGCCATGCCCAACATGCGCTTGGGCGATGCCGAAGTCAGCGCATTGATAAGCTACCTCGAGGAGGAAACGGCTCGCCTGCAGACGCCCGTGACAAATAGGGGAATCCCCTAA
- a CDS encoding putative bifunctional diguanylate cyclase/phosphodiesterase, giving the protein MIRRSLSSTSLLRLLILMLCAATLAFLWGLHVTQKAAARQNALSAKAIEHLNLASIVGENLRQLVDRAQAVGRVTQDDMKARRQGNLSLAADPVFKRLSLYDRQGRLLAASHTDEAAELPADWLRQLQRHIDRYGFKPFLPSIKPVSQTAALPTWRLPFLLPLTNSTGREIDNILLVHLDVGYLAVLFQSIDLGNSGLVRLLQDDGLERLRIDNSGVVTAGDLLQPPLPALNTEAGMLTQYVAGDAYQSVYRRVPEQGFSVVVSQRQAEILAPSTLAYSRQFWLNLSMTLMILASLLWTLRLLRKRQEAFDALEHAQQVNQQLIVRLEDEHRRSSHAAATDHLSGLHNRRQFVEVASQVLTRQRGKRRLMAILFIDMDRFKSINDSLGHKIGDLLLQAVAGRIQRLLEPGDEASRFGGDEFVVLLAGERSEEQINAWVHELVQKLSATYALDGQEVNTSPSVGVSICPRDGQDIDSLIRSADAAMYSAKQAGRAQFRFFDPSLNLADIQAFTLEQAFGSALAERQFVLHYQPQMRLDTHQVQGYEALVRWDHPEFGLLYPDRFIDLAERSGFIVELGWEVLQLACEALSSWDAQGRKTRLAVNVSALQLRQADFADRLLSKLQHHGIAPQQLELEITETTILDPEGTAVAHLHTLRGAGLGISLDDFGRGYAGFAHLHSLPLSKLKIDRSLIAALSNSHDDSPIVSSTIILAKRLGLEVVAEGVETREQVVYLKLAGCDIAQGYHFSRPLSLAQLWVYPPFNGIEDKACVY; this is encoded by the coding sequence GTGATTCGCCGTTCGCTTTCCTCCACCAGCCTTCTGCGACTGCTTATCCTGATGCTCTGTGCAGCGACCCTGGCCTTTCTCTGGGGGCTGCACGTCACCCAGAAAGCCGCCGCCCGACAGAATGCACTGTCGGCCAAGGCCATCGAGCACCTGAACCTGGCCAGCATCGTGGGCGAAAACCTCCGACAGCTTGTCGACCGCGCCCAGGCGGTGGGTCGTGTGACCCAGGACGACATGAAAGCGCGGCGCCAAGGCAACCTCAGCCTGGCAGCAGACCCTGTGTTCAAGCGCTTGAGCCTGTACGACCGACAAGGCCGGCTGCTAGCGGCCAGCCATACCGATGAGGCCGCCGAGTTGCCGGCAGACTGGTTGCGCCAACTGCAGCGGCACATTGATCGCTACGGTTTCAAACCTTTCCTGCCAAGCATTAAACCTGTCAGCCAAACCGCTGCCCTGCCCACTTGGCGCCTGCCCTTCCTGCTGCCGTTGACCAATTCGACCGGCCGGGAAATCGACAACATTTTGCTGGTGCATCTGGACGTCGGCTACCTGGCGGTGCTGTTCCAGTCTATCGACCTGGGCAACAGTGGCCTGGTGCGTCTGCTGCAGGATGACGGCCTGGAGCGGCTGCGCATCGACAACAGCGGCGTGGTGACTGCCGGCGACCTATTGCAGCCCCCGCTGCCGGCGCTAAACACCGAAGCGGGCATGCTGACCCAGTACGTAGCGGGTGATGCCTACCAAAGCGTGTACCGCCGTGTACCCGAGCAAGGCTTCAGCGTGGTGGTCAGCCAGCGCCAGGCAGAAATCCTCGCACCCTCGACGCTGGCCTATTCCCGGCAGTTCTGGTTGAACCTGAGCATGACCCTGATGATCCTGGCCAGCCTGCTATGGACCTTGCGCCTGCTGCGCAAGCGCCAGGAGGCGTTCGACGCGCTGGAACATGCCCAGCAGGTCAATCAGCAGCTGATCGTGCGCCTGGAGGACGAACATCGGCGCAGCAGCCACGCCGCCGCCACCGACCACCTCAGTGGCCTGCACAACCGCCGCCAGTTCGTCGAAGTGGCCAGCCAGGTGCTGACTCGGCAACGTGGCAAGCGCCGACTGATGGCGATCCTGTTCATCGACATGGACCGTTTCAAGTCGATCAACGACTCGCTCGGCCACAAGATTGGTGACCTGCTGCTACAGGCTGTGGCCGGGCGTATCCAGCGCCTGCTGGAGCCCGGCGACGAGGCTTCGCGGTTTGGCGGCGACGAATTCGTGGTGTTGCTGGCCGGTGAGCGCAGCGAGGAGCAGATCAACGCCTGGGTCCACGAACTGGTGCAGAAGCTGTCGGCCACCTACGCCCTGGATGGCCAAGAGGTCAACACCAGCCCCAGTGTAGGGGTGAGCATCTGTCCGCGTGATGGCCAGGACATCGACAGCCTGATACGCAGTGCCGATGCGGCCATGTACTCGGCCAAGCAGGCAGGGCGTGCGCAGTTTCGCTTTTTCGACCCCTCGCTGAACCTGGCCGATATCCAGGCGTTCACCCTTGAACAGGCCTTCGGCAGTGCCTTGGCCGAACGCCAGTTCGTGCTGCACTACCAGCCGCAGATGCGCCTCGACACCCACCAGGTGCAGGGTTACGAGGCGCTGGTGCGCTGGGACCACCCCGAGTTCGGCCTGCTGTACCCGGACCGCTTCATCGACCTGGCCGAGCGCAGTGGCTTTATAGTCGAGCTGGGTTGGGAAGTACTGCAGCTGGCCTGTGAAGCCTTGTCGAGCTGGGATGCCCAAGGCCGCAAGACACGGCTGGCCGTCAATGTCTCCGCCCTGCAACTGCGTCAAGCCGACTTCGCTGACCGGCTGCTGAGCAAGTTGCAGCATCATGGCATCGCGCCTCAGCAGCTGGAGCTGGAAATTACCGAAACCACCATCCTCGACCCCGAAGGCACGGCGGTGGCGCACCTGCATACGTTGCGCGGCGCAGGTCTGGGTATCAGTCTGGACGATTTTGGCCGTGGCTACGCCGGCTTTGCCCACCTGCATTCACTGCCCCTGAGCAAGCTGAAGATCGATCGTTCGCTGATCGCGGCGCTGTCCAACAGCCATGACGACAGCCCAATCGTGTCCTCCACCATCATCCTGGCCAAGCGCCTGGGCCTGGAAGTGGTGGCCGAGGGGGTGGAAACCCGTGAACAGGTGGTGTACCTGAAGCTTGCCGGCTGCGATATTGCCCAGGGCTACCACTTCAGCCGGCCACTGTCGCTGGCGCAGCTGTGGGTTTACCCGCCCTTCAACGGTATCGAGGACAAGGCATGCGTGTACTGA
- a CDS encoding site-specific integrase — protein sequence MYRSHTDTRTMTDIERYLRAATRDNTRRSYQAAIEHFESHWGGFLPATAESIARYLADHADQHAVSTLRQRLAALSQWHVAQGFPDPTKAPLVRQVLRGIRTLHPTPPKQAAPLLLQHLQTAVTCFEEEARQAREHHDLAALRRARRDSALLLLGFWRGFRGDELARLRIEHIQAQAGVGITLFLPRSKGDREALGVQHRTPALKALCPVTAYLQWLEVAGIAHGPVFRKLDRWGNLGDNALNSNSLVGLLRRMLERAGVPAALYTGHSLRRGFATWATANGWELKSLMSYVGWKDAKSALRYIDSAQRFGDLAVLPASQVQPLIP from the coding sequence GTGTACCGATCACACACCGACACCCGCACCATGACCGATATCGAGCGCTACCTTCGCGCCGCCACCCGTGACAACACCCGGCGCAGCTACCAGGCCGCCATCGAGCACTTCGAGAGCCATTGGGGCGGCTTTCTCCCGGCCACCGCCGAGAGTATCGCCCGCTACCTGGCCGATCACGCCGACCAGCATGCAGTCAGTACCCTGCGCCAACGCCTGGCCGCGCTCAGCCAGTGGCACGTCGCCCAAGGCTTCCCCGATCCGACCAAGGCGCCATTGGTGCGTCAGGTGCTACGCGGCATCCGCACCCTGCACCCGACGCCACCCAAACAGGCCGCCCCGCTGTTGCTGCAACACCTGCAAACCGCTGTGACGTGTTTCGAAGAAGAAGCCCGACAGGCCCGCGAGCACCATGATTTGGCAGCCCTGCGCCGGGCTCGCCGTGACAGCGCCTTGCTGTTGCTGGGTTTCTGGCGTGGATTTCGCGGCGATGAGCTGGCACGCCTGCGCATCGAACACATCCAGGCGCAAGCCGGTGTCGGCATTACGCTTTTCCTGCCGCGCAGCAAGGGCGACCGCGAAGCCTTGGGCGTCCAGCACCGCACCCCTGCCCTCAAGGCCTTGTGCCCTGTCACTGCCTACCTGCAATGGCTTGAAGTCGCCGGTATTGCCCATGGGCCGGTGTTCCGCAAACTCGACCGCTGGGGCAACCTTGGCGACAACGCGCTCAACAGCAACAGCCTGGTGGGCCTGCTGCGGCGCATGCTGGAACGCGCCGGGGTGCCGGCGGCGCTGTATACCGGCCACTCGCTACGGCGTGGCTTCGCCACCTGGGCCACGGCCAATGGTTGGGAACTGAAGTCGCTGATGAGCTATGTGGGCTGGAAAGACGCCAAGTCGGCGCTGCGCTACATCGACTCGGCGCAGCGTTTTGGCGATCTGGCCGTGCTACCGGCCAGTCAGGTGCAACCGCTTATTCCTTGA
- a CDS encoding SMP-30/gluconolactonase/LRE family protein produces MPVTHLAGALCHPTDCTLRASNSQHIATRFNEHSSVSHTRDLDRVQVAERWSRIKECNYVPVKVANTRADLGESLVWDERSGVLYFVDISGGRINGLTPDGEVDCLYESAARIGALALTDRGNLIFTEDASVAIFDVPTRKVSQHSASVHPRSTYRFNDGACDPQGRFVTGLMDEALSDNTGALFRFDWQLSDQVIHDDMGLPTGLAWSHDGHTVYFVDSAARAIYRAEYLIEGRLGAVTLFAETPAELGRPDGLALDREGGLWVCQYHGSCLLRYDRHGYLTDQVLMPVPCPTSCCFGGPGMNTLYISTARYDMTPEDLHHYPDAGDLYAIRPETGGVARHSFKE; encoded by the coding sequence ATGCCCGTTACTCACCTGGCCGGTGCGCTGTGCCATCCCACTGATTGCACCTTGCGCGCCAGCAATAGCCAGCACATCGCCACCCGCTTCAACGAACACAGCAGTGTCAGCCACACTCGGGACCTTGACCGTGTGCAGGTGGCCGAGCGCTGGAGCCGCATCAAGGAATGCAATTACGTGCCGGTCAAAGTGGCCAACACGCGCGCGGACCTTGGTGAAAGCCTGGTCTGGGATGAACGCAGTGGCGTGCTGTACTTTGTCGATATCTCTGGCGGGCGCATCAACGGCCTGACACCCGATGGCGAAGTCGATTGCCTTTACGAGTCTGCCGCGCGCATTGGCGCCCTGGCGCTGACCGACCGGGGCAACCTGATTTTCACCGAGGATGCCAGCGTGGCCATCTTCGATGTGCCAACACGCAAGGTGAGCCAGCATTCGGCATCGGTCCATCCGCGCTCGACTTACCGCTTCAACGATGGCGCCTGCGACCCACAGGGACGCTTCGTCACCGGCCTGATGGACGAGGCCCTCAGTGACAATACCGGGGCGCTTTTTCGCTTTGACTGGCAGTTGAGCGACCAGGTGATTCACGATGACATGGGCTTGCCCACCGGCCTTGCCTGGTCGCACGACGGCCATACGGTGTACTTCGTCGATTCGGCGGCGCGTGCGATCTACCGCGCCGAGTACCTCATCGAAGGCCGGCTGGGCGCTGTCACGCTGTTTGCCGAAACCCCCGCCGAACTGGGGCGGCCGGATGGTCTGGCGCTGGACCGCGAAGGCGGGCTGTGGGTGTGCCAGTACCATGGCAGCTGCCTGCTGCGCTACGACCGCCACGGGTACCTGACCGACCAGGTGTTGATGCCAGTACCGTGCCCCACCAGCTGCTGCTTTGGCGGGCCCGGGATGAACACCTTGTACATCAGCACCGCGCGTTACGACATGACGCCAGAAGACCTGCACCATTATCCGGACGCTGGCGACCTGTATGCCATCCGCCCGGAAACGGGCGGCGTCGCCAGGCACAGCTTCAAGGAATAA
- a CDS encoding LysR substrate-binding domain-containing protein, translating into MIETRLLRQFIAVAEELHFHKAAQRLHMAQPPLSQAINRLEEKLGFGLLLRNKRGVRLTAAGAAFLDTAYRTLAELEQGIEYARNVSAGVSGKLTITAISIAYYDSLLNRLRRFRETYPNVQLTIREMPSASQAKALLAGEADIGFMRRLPLPVGTLEARLLLDEQIVMALPASHPMARFEAVDLREFADEDFVFTPQALGGGYHAQLVALCESAGFYPKVVQEAAQIHTLLGLVACGFGVALVPASFVRSTPRERVQFCPIRPIDDQPPPGLGLYMKWNAQNASPALANFIAMFETQQ; encoded by the coding sequence ATGATCGAAACACGCTTGCTCAGGCAGTTCATCGCCGTGGCCGAAGAGCTGCACTTTCACAAGGCCGCACAGCGCCTGCACATGGCGCAACCGCCGCTGAGCCAGGCGATCAACCGGCTCGAGGAAAAGCTCGGTTTCGGCCTTCTTCTGCGCAACAAGCGCGGGGTGCGCCTGACCGCAGCGGGTGCAGCGTTTCTCGACACCGCCTACCGCACGCTTGCTGAACTGGAACAAGGGATCGAGTACGCGCGCAACGTGTCTGCGGGGGTCAGCGGCAAACTGACCATCACGGCCATTTCCATCGCTTATTACGATTCGCTGCTCAACCGCTTGCGCCGCTTTCGGGAGACTTATCCAAACGTACAGCTGACCATCCGCGAGATGCCATCTGCCTCTCAGGCCAAGGCCTTGCTGGCCGGCGAGGCGGACATCGGCTTCATGCGCAGGCTACCGCTGCCGGTCGGCACCCTGGAGGCTCGCTTGCTGCTTGACGAGCAGATCGTCATGGCGCTGCCCGCCAGCCATCCCATGGCGCGTTTCGAGGCCGTCGACTTGCGCGAGTTTGCCGATGAGGACTTCGTGTTCACCCCGCAAGCGCTGGGCGGGGGCTACCACGCACAGTTGGTTGCGCTGTGCGAGTCGGCCGGGTTCTACCCCAAGGTCGTGCAGGAGGCGGCGCAGATCCACACCCTGCTGGGTCTGGTGGCCTGCGGCTTTGGCGTGGCCCTGGTGCCGGCGTCCTTCGTCCGCTCAACCCCGCGCGAACGCGTGCAGTTTTGCCCCATCCGCCCTATCGATGACCAGCCACCCCCAGGGCTTGGGCTGTACATGAAATGGAACGCCCAGAATGCTTCGCCAGCGCTGGCCAACTTCATTGCCATGTTCGAGACACAGCAATAA
- a CDS encoding glycerate kinase: protein MKIVIAPDSFKDSLDAAGVARAIAAGLSEAWPEAELVECPMADGGEGTMEVILAASRGELRRQTVRGPLGQYVEAGWGWLPQSRTAIIEMAQASGLQQVPTGQRDACRSSTWGTGELIAAALDAGARRVVLAIGGSATNDAGSGMLRALGLRLLDADGQALEEGGLALAKLAHIDASGLDPRLAGVQFEVAADVDNPLCGANGASAIFGPQKGANPQQVEALDHALNHFADHCALLLGADVRDYPGCGAAGGMGFAARAFMDAQFRPGVEVVAELAGLDALAQGADLVVTGEGRFDAQTLRGKTPMGVARVAKRHGVPVVVLAGTLGEGYQQLYAHGVDAVFALANGPMSLEQACANAAELLQARACDIGRLWRCAKRG, encoded by the coding sequence ATGAAGATCGTCATTGCCCCCGACTCGTTCAAGGACAGCCTCGACGCTGCCGGTGTCGCCCGCGCCATCGCTGCGGGCCTGAGCGAAGCGTGGCCGGAGGCTGAACTGGTCGAGTGCCCAATGGCCGACGGTGGCGAAGGCACCATGGAGGTGATCCTGGCCGCCAGCCGCGGTGAATTGCGCCGCCAGACCGTGCGCGGGCCACTGGGGCAGTACGTCGAGGCTGGCTGGGGCTGGTTGCCGCAAAGTCGCACCGCAATCATCGAAATGGCCCAGGCCAGTGGCCTGCAACAGGTGCCAACAGGCCAACGCGATGCTTGCCGCAGCAGCACCTGGGGTACCGGTGAACTGATTGCCGCAGCTCTCGACGCCGGCGCCCGGCGTGTGGTGCTGGCCATCGGCGGCAGCGCCACCAACGATGCCGGCAGTGGCATGTTGCGAGCACTTGGCCTGCGCCTGCTGGATGCTGACGGGCAAGCGCTGGAAGAGGGCGGCCTGGCCTTGGCCAAGCTGGCCCATATCGACGCCAGCGGCCTCGACCCGCGCCTGGCCGGGGTGCAGTTTGAAGTCGCGGCGGATGTCGACAACCCATTGTGTGGCGCCAACGGCGCATCGGCGATCTTCGGCCCGCAGAAAGGTGCCAACCCGCAGCAAGTGGAGGCGCTGGACCACGCGCTGAATCATTTTGCCGACCATTGTGCGCTGCTGTTGGGCGCGGATGTGCGCGATTACCCTGGTTGTGGTGCGGCCGGTGGCATGGGCTTCGCTGCCCGGGCATTCATGGACGCGCAGTTTCGCCCTGGGGTGGAAGTCGTGGCTGAGCTGGCTGGCCTTGACGCCCTGGCACAAGGGGCAGATCTGGTGGTGACGGGCGAGGGGCGTTTCGATGCCCAGACACTGCGCGGCAAGACGCCGATGGGGGTGGCGCGGGTTGCCAAGCGCCATGGCGTGCCGGTGGTGGTACTGGCCGGGACCTTGGGGGAGGGGTATCAGCAGTTGTATGCCCATGGGGTCGACGCTGTATTTGCATTGGCCAATGGACCGATGAGCCTTGAGCAGGCGTGTGCAAATGCTGCCGAGCTGTTGCAGGCCAGGGCTTGTGATATCGGTCGGCTGTGGCGCTGCGCGAAGCGAGGCTGA
- a CDS encoding sugar diacid recognition domain-containing protein: protein MFELDHDLAQDIVDRAMAILPCNVNVMDSQGLILGSGEPERINTRHEGAQLVLANGRIVELDTDAAKCLKGVQPGVNLPLMLDGRLMGVLGLTGDPQQVRTYGELVRMTAEMLLAQRNLQADQQWRRQRCDDLLALLLGGSGNSPRLLDEARQLGLKPQLPRIPCLFEITSGPPAEALAAWLMSRYPDSWCVSPARQSLLWCRPAGVALDELRLLERLQRHGWDIERLALGSAAQSLEQLRRGYRRVRDLLAYGREVLPSERLLSLQRYRLPALLWRHRNDDALDELLEPLQRIRAKDSSGQLLATLRAWCAHDGQSQSCADALGIHRNSLRYRLERIAELGEVDPLRLEGMLSLYLGLQLLPTD from the coding sequence ATGTTCGAACTCGACCATGACCTGGCGCAGGATATCGTTGACCGGGCAATGGCCATCTTGCCTTGCAACGTCAATGTCATGGACAGCCAGGGGTTGATCCTGGGCAGCGGTGAGCCGGAGCGTATCAACACCCGTCACGAGGGCGCGCAGCTGGTCTTGGCCAATGGCCGGATCGTCGAACTGGATACCGACGCGGCCAAGTGCCTGAAGGGCGTGCAGCCCGGCGTGAACCTGCCATTGATGCTCGATGGGCGGCTGATGGGCGTGTTGGGCCTGACTGGCGACCCGCAGCAGGTGCGCACCTATGGCGAGCTGGTGCGCATGACCGCCGAAATGCTGCTGGCCCAACGCAATTTACAGGCTGACCAGCAATGGCGAAGGCAGCGCTGTGACGACCTGCTGGCGCTACTGCTCGGCGGCAGCGGTAACTCGCCGCGCTTGCTGGACGAAGCCCGTCAGTTGGGCCTGAAACCTCAGCTACCGCGGATACCGTGCCTGTTCGAGATTACTTCCGGGCCACCTGCCGAGGCGCTGGCCGCATGGTTGATGAGCCGTTATCCGGATAGCTGGTGCGTCAGCCCGGCTCGCCAGTCGTTGCTGTGGTGCCGCCCGGCAGGCGTGGCACTGGATGAACTGCGCCTGCTGGAACGCCTGCAACGCCACGGCTGGGACATTGAGCGACTGGCCCTTGGTAGTGCAGCGCAGAGCCTGGAGCAGTTACGCCGTGGTTACCGCCGGGTGCGTGACTTGCTGGCCTACGGCCGTGAGGTATTGCCCAGCGAACGATTGCTCAGCCTGCAGCGATACCGGCTGCCGGCGCTGCTGTGGCGCCACCGTAACGACGACGCGCTGGACGAGCTGCTGGAGCCGTTGCAGCGCATCCGCGCCAAGGACAGCAGTGGCCAGTTACTCGCTACCCTGCGCGCCTGGTGTGCCCATGACGGCCAGAGCCAGTCCTGTGCCGATGCCCTGGGCATCCACCGCAACAGCCTGCGCTATCGACTGGAGCGCATAGCCGAGCTGGGTGAGGTCGACCCGCTGCGCCTGGAAGGGATGCTCAGCTTGTATCTGGGGTTGCAGCTGTTGCCAACTGACTGA
- a CDS encoding MFS transporter: MAHSPAPDQGTDTTRNALYRRITLRLIPFIFICYLFNYLDRVNVGFAKLQMLDALKFSETVYGLGAGIFFIGYVLCGLPSNLALNRFGPRRWIALMMIAWGSLSTCLLFVTTPTEFYTLRLLTGAAEAGFFPGVVLYLSRWFPAARRGRIMALFMSAIPVSGLLGGPFSGWILEHFAAGQHGLAGWQWMFLIQGLPTVALGVLAVFLLSDGYQKAAWLSPAERQLIAADLQADAASKPSTTSDSVLAVLTNPLIWTFGFVYFCIQSGVYAINFWLPSIIKGFDNPLLIGWLSAIPYLLAGVFMILCGRSADLRNERRWHLVVPMLMGAVGLLIAVNFAGNPTIAILGLSIATMGALTGLPMFWPMPTALLSAGAAVAGLAIINSVGQMAGFLSPYLVGFIKDQTGSTDAALYSLAALIVLGSLVALRVTRAGSLSTARAS, translated from the coding sequence ATGGCACACAGCCCCGCCCCTGACCAAGGCACGGACACCACCCGCAACGCGCTGTACCGGCGCATCACCTTGCGGCTGATTCCGTTCATTTTCATCTGCTACCTGTTCAACTACCTGGACCGCGTCAACGTCGGCTTTGCCAAGCTGCAGATGCTCGACGCCCTTAAATTCAGCGAAACGGTGTACGGCCTTGGCGCCGGCATCTTCTTCATCGGCTATGTACTGTGTGGCCTGCCAAGCAACCTGGCCCTCAATCGCTTCGGCCCACGGCGCTGGATCGCGCTGATGATGATCGCCTGGGGCAGCCTGTCCACCTGCCTGCTGTTCGTCACCACCCCTACCGAGTTCTACACCCTGCGCCTGCTCACCGGCGCTGCCGAAGCCGGCTTCTTCCCGGGTGTGGTGCTGTACCTCTCGCGCTGGTTCCCGGCGGCCCGGCGCGGCCGCATCATGGCCCTTTTCATGTCGGCGATCCCGGTATCGGGCCTGCTTGGCGGGCCGTTCTCCGGCTGGATCCTCGAACATTTCGCCGCCGGCCAGCACGGCCTGGCCGGCTGGCAGTGGATGTTCCTGATCCAGGGCCTGCCGACCGTGGCCTTGGGCGTACTGGCGGTGTTCCTGCTCAGTGACGGCTACCAGAAAGCCGCCTGGCTGAGCCCGGCTGAACGTCAGCTGATCGCTGCCGACCTGCAGGCCGATGCTGCAAGCAAACCGAGCACCACCAGCGACAGCGTGCTGGCGGTGTTGACCAACCCGCTGATCTGGACCTTCGGCTTCGTCTACTTCTGCATCCAGAGCGGCGTGTACGCGATCAACTTCTGGCTACCCTCGATCATCAAGGGCTTCGACAACCCGCTGCTGATCGGCTGGCTCAGCGCCATCCCGTACCTGCTGGCGGGTGTATTCATGATCCTTTGCGGGCGCTCGGCCGACCTGCGCAACGAGCGCCGCTGGCACCTGGTGGTGCCAATGCTGATGGGCGCCGTCGGCCTGCTGATTGCGGTGAACTTCGCCGGCAACCCGACCATTGCCATTCTTGGCTTGTCGATCGCCACCATGGGCGCGCTTACCGGTTTGCCGATGTTCTGGCCAATGCCGACTGCGCTGCTCAGTGCCGGAGCCGCCGTGGCAGGTCTGGCGATCATCAACTCGGTAGGCCAGATGGCGGGTTTTCTCAGCCCGTACCTGGTCGGGTTCATCAAGGACCAGACCGGCTCAACCGATGCCGCACTGTATTCGCTCGCGGCGTTGATCGTATTGGGTAGCCTGGTGGCCTTGCGTGTAACACGAGCGGGTTCGCTGAGTACTGCCCGGGCGAGTTGA